A region of Candidatus Eremiobacterota bacterium DNA encodes the following proteins:
- the atpC gene encoding ATP synthase F1 subunit epsilon produces MANAVAFTLITPRAVKFDGEAELVIAVGTEGEVGILPSHAPYLTALRPGVLRANVRDGAETRRLELACSEGFLQALPDKITILADAALEQDEIDIADARADLSAAQEEQRAAGSDLEAWRRAQTKIDFANARLAVAHVNA; encoded by the coding sequence ATGGCTAACGCCGTCGCGTTCACGCTGATCACGCCGCGCGCGGTGAAGTTTGACGGCGAGGCGGAGCTCGTCATCGCCGTCGGCACCGAAGGCGAAGTGGGCATCCTGCCCTCGCACGCGCCGTACTTGACGGCGCTGCGTCCCGGCGTGCTGCGCGCGAACGTGCGCGACGGCGCCGAGACGCGCCGCCTCGAGCTCGCCTGCAGCGAAGGCTTCCTGCAAGCGCTCCCCGACAAGATCACGATCTTGGCCGACGCCGCCCTCGAGCAGGACGAGATCGACATCGCCGACGCCCGCGCCGACCTCTCCGCCGCACAGGAAGAACAACGCGCCGCCGGGAGCGATCTCGAAGCCTGGCGCCGCGCCCAAACCAAAATCGATTTCGCCAACGCCCGCCTCGCAGTAGCGCA